A genomic region of Gadus macrocephalus chromosome 5, ASM3116895v1 contains the following coding sequences:
- the ankrd9 gene encoding ankyrin repeat domain-containing protein 9, with translation MPWDVEVQHGEGRSDYKSEKRCQRTSLAFYQAVRDGLPPWLLEDMRRMEVFHWEADGQARAFSPAEALLYALVHDHQAYARHLLAGFSVAALEPPSGSFRCCGASGAPHLAAAVRYGRVAILKMMLTALKDLPSEGARRRFLDGRGGGCPHDADGGKTAVRLACDLLRPECLLLLLGHGASPGLGDGAGATPLDALLRRMGGEPARGAAEARGRRVCLGYLLLFTPRPHQGLHQRLAELEPEQWRRLVGTEAFRWLAGAASPPSLFVRAMQTLVRSVPAERLDCLPGFLKPIDFPL, from the coding sequence ATGCCGTGGGACGTGGAGGTGCAGCACGGCGAGGGCCGCTCGGACTACAAGTCGGAGAAGCGGTGCCAGCGGACGTCGCTGGCCTTCTACCAGGCGGTGCGCGACGGCCTGCCCCCCTGGCTGCTGGAGGACATGCGCCGCATGGAGGTGTTCCACTGGGAGGCGGACGGCCAGGCGCGCGCCTTCAGCCCCGCCGAGGCGCTGCTCTACGCCCTGGTGCACGACCACCAGGCCTACGCGCGCCACCTGCTGGCCGGCTTCTCCGTCGCCGCCCTGGAGCCCCCCAGCGGGAGCTTCCGCTGCTGCGGGGCGTCGGGGGCACCGcacctggcggcggcggtgcgCTACGGCCGCGTGGCCATCCTGAAGATGATGCTGACGGCGCTGAAGGACCTCCCCTCGGAGGGCGCCCGCCGCCGCTTCCTGGACGgccgcggcggcggctgccCGCACGACGCCGACGGCGGGAAGACGGCGGTGCGGCTGGCGTGCGACCTGCTGCGGCCCGagtgcctgctgctgctgctgggccacgGCGCCAGCCCGGGGCTGGGCGACGGCGCCGGGGCCACGCCCCTCGACGCCCTGCTGCGCCGGATGGGCGGCGAGCCGGCCCGCGGGGCGGCGGAGGCCCGCGGCCGCCGGGTGTGCCTGGGCTACCTGCTGCTCTTCACCCCGCGGCCGCACCAGGGCCTCCACCAGCGGCTGGCCGAGCTGGAGCCGGAGCAGTGGCGGCGCCTGGTGGGGACGGAGGCCTTCCGGTGGCTGGCCGGGGcggcctcccccccctccctgttcgTCAGGGCCATGCAGACCCTGGTCCGCTCCGTGCCGGCCGAAAGGCTGGACTGCCTGCCGGGTTTTCTCAAGCCCATAGACTTCCCTCTCTGA